From a region of the Prevotella melaninogenica genome:
- a CDS encoding dihydroorotase codes for MRRLIQGGTIVNEGRSFIGSLIIEDDCIIEIIENNETPRGEFDEIVNATGCFVLPGVIDDHVHFREPGLTEKADIESESRAAAYGGVTSYFEMPNTNPQTTTLEALQDKWERAKRSSHVNYSFFIGATNTNQTLFPQLDIHTIPGIKLFMGASTGNMLVDRREALEMTFRTAAELNLPVMTHCEDSGIINENMKVAKEQFGDDPDITHHWEIRSAEACWASSLLAVELARKYKTQLHIAHISTAKELSLTNQPEDEGRITLEAVIAHITFSNEDYLTKKTLIKCNPSVKTVADRDAIRQALTDGRITVIGTDHAPHLWAQKQGGCSKAASGMPMVQFSLVTMLELVDKGVLTIEQMVNLMSHAPARLFRIDQRGFLRKGYKADITIVAPDQPWTVNEDCIQSKCKWSPMMGHTYQWRVLHTFCNGNHLLNKEKFDNTIHGERITFRNDN; via the coding sequence ATGAGGAGACTCATTCAAGGTGGAACTATCGTCAATGAAGGGCGAAGCTTTATTGGTTCGCTCATCATAGAGGACGATTGTATCATAGAGATTATAGAAAATAACGAAACACCCCGTGGAGAATTTGACGAAATCGTCAACGCCACGGGGTGCTTTGTACTACCTGGTGTTATTGATGATCATGTTCACTTTCGTGAGCCGGGACTAACGGAAAAGGCTGACATTGAAAGTGAAAGTCGTGCTGCTGCATATGGTGGTGTCACCTCTTATTTTGAGATGCCAAACACCAATCCACAGACAACAACATTAGAGGCTTTACAAGACAAGTGGGAACGAGCAAAACGCTCAAGTCATGTCAACTATAGCTTCTTTATTGGTGCAACGAATACAAATCAGACACTATTTCCTCAATTAGATATCCACACTATTCCTGGAATAAAACTCTTTATGGGAGCCTCAACAGGGAATATGCTTGTTGATCGACGAGAAGCATTAGAAATGACTTTCCGTACTGCTGCAGAGTTGAATCTGCCAGTGATGACACACTGTGAGGATTCTGGTATTATCAACGAGAATATGAAAGTTGCCAAAGAACAATTTGGCGACGACCCAGATATTACACATCATTGGGAAATACGCAGTGCTGAGGCATGCTGGGCTTCCTCGCTTTTAGCTGTGGAATTAGCACGAAAGTACAAAACACAACTGCACATTGCTCATATCTCTACAGCAAAAGAATTATCATTGACTAATCAACCTGAAGACGAGGGAAGGATTACTTTAGAAGCTGTCATTGCACATATAACTTTCTCTAACGAGGATTATCTTACAAAGAAAACACTTATTAAATGTAATCCTTCAGTCAAGACGGTAGCTGATAGAGATGCTATTCGTCAGGCACTCACAGATGGACGCATTACAGTCATTGGTACTGATCATGCTCCACACCTATGGGCACAGAAGCAAGGTGGCTGCTCTAAGGCTGCATCAGGTATGCCGATGGTTCAGTTCTCACTCGTCACCATGCTTGAATTGGTAGACAAAGGTGTTCTTACAATAGAACAGATGGTTAACCTAATGTCACACGCACCAGCTCGTCTTTTCCGTATTGACCAACGAGGTTTCCTACGTAAAGGTTATAAAGCCGATATTACTATCGTTGCACCAGACCAACCATGGACAGTGAACGAAGATTGTATTCAGAGTAAATGCAAGTGGAGTCCAATGATGGGACACACCTATCAATGGCGTGTCTTACATACCTTCTGTAATGGAAACCACCTGTTAAATAAGGAAAAGTTTGATAACACCATACATGGTGAAAGAATTACTTTTCGAAATGATAACTAA
- a CDS encoding DUF4369 domain-containing protein has product MNKILYALLTLIVFTSCANSFNIQGTSNVSSLDGRKLYLKTDQADSLIDLDSCDVVHGQFAFHGTVDSTKVAQIFMDDINLQFPVVIEKGDIAVKLDNTQQRVSGTPLNDKLNDFWTKFTQLRNQYAEIDHEESAAIMNGHDEETVNAQLIKKALNVYDKGDKLFTKFITENFNNILGPWCFLTRISYETTPNAYPVWMNDYMYTNAINQLPSWIEFIMSKATDTFKQNPQVKAFYTDFLQAQKEMNGMVDPAGANDAAGTTPNAAVAPPTPAQMAGDSIPE; this is encoded by the coding sequence ATGAATAAAATTCTTTACGCACTTCTAACACTTATCGTGTTTACGTCATGTGCCAACTCATTCAATATACAGGGAACATCCAACGTATCAAGCTTGGATGGAAGAAAGTTATACCTAAAAACAGACCAAGCTGACTCACTGATTGACTTAGATTCATGTGACGTCGTTCATGGTCAGTTTGCTTTCCATGGTACCGTTGACTCTACTAAGGTCGCACAGATATTCATGGATGATATCAACTTACAATTCCCAGTAGTTATTGAAAAGGGAGATATTGCAGTTAAACTGGACAACACACAGCAGCGTGTCAGTGGCACACCGCTGAATGACAAGCTAAATGATTTCTGGACGAAGTTTACACAACTCCGCAATCAATATGCAGAAATAGATCATGAAGAAAGTGCTGCCATTATGAATGGTCATGATGAGGAGACAGTGAATGCTCAACTTATTAAGAAGGCATTGAACGTTTATGACAAGGGTGACAAACTCTTTACGAAGTTCATTACAGAGAACTTCAACAACATTCTTGGTCCATGGTGTTTCCTTACACGTATCAGCTACGAGACAACGCCTAATGCTTACCCTGTATGGATGAATGATTATATGTATACCAATGCTATTAATCAGTTGCCATCATGGATAGAATTCATTATGTCAAAGGCTACAGATACCTTTAAGCAGAATCCTCAGGTAAAAGCATTCTATACCGACTTCCTACAAGCACAAAAGGAGATGAATGGTATGGTTGACCCTGCAGGAGCCAATGATGCTGCGGGAACAACTCCTAATGCTGCTGTAGCACCTCCGACTCCTGCACAGATGGCTGGTGACTCTATTCCAGAGTAA
- a CDS encoding FtsB family cell division protein, with the protein MSKITGHIYNFFSRFKFHIVIIFGVLIVGVLDENSFMKRIEYAYQIEDLKTEIRKYDSQYQHDMQQLKELKTDPKAIARVARERYFMKADNEDIFVLSDDEHQTENTAKNETTE; encoded by the coding sequence GTGAGTAAGATTACCGGACATATTTACAATTTTTTCAGCCGATTTAAGTTTCATATCGTCATCATCTTTGGCGTACTCATTGTAGGCGTTTTAGATGAGAACAGTTTTATGAAACGTATAGAGTATGCTTATCAGATTGAAGACTTAAAAACTGAAATCCGAAAGTATGACAGCCAATATCAGCATGACATGCAACAGCTTAAGGAACTAAAGACAGACCCAAAGGCAATTGCACGTGTTGCTCGAGAGCGTTACTTCATGAAAGCTGACAACGAAGATATCTTCGTGTTGAGCGATGATGAGCATCAAACTGAAAACACAGCAAAAAATGAGACAACTGAATAA
- a CDS encoding DNA polymerase III subunit gamma/tau, whose amino-acid sequence MDEYIVSARKYRPMSFDSVVGQQALTTTLKNAVKSGKLAHAYLFCGPRGVGKTTCARIFAKAINCEHPTADGEACNECESCKAFGEGRSYNIFELDAASNNSVENIKSLMDQTRIPPQVGRYKVFIIDEVHMLSTAAFNAFLKTLEEPPAHVIFILATTEKHKILPTILSRCQIYDFERMTVPNIINHLKRVAEKENIQFDEEALNVIAEKADGGMRDALSIFDQAASFSQGNITYQKVIEDLNVLDAENYFNIIDLALENKVSEIMVLLNSVINKGFDGGHLVNGLASHVRNVLMAKDAQTLPLLEVSEQLRNRYQLQAQKCPVNFLYTALQIMNRCDVEYRQSSNKRLLVELTLIQVAQITQKDDDVPASGRSPKRLKSLFKNLVLKAQQKPTPQVVGSLKRDDDAARGSKDSEVVSVEVVSSPEKPVTETSGVRPKVNVSSGLPNSVNLGSLTMSFDNLLKTDKKKKQDEEVEITNKDEHEGFTQQDLVVSWRAMCSRMPERMQALSQRMKNITPTITEYPAILVLADNNIQLNEMLAIKSRIRATLAKELRNGQIEVEIRLAKHEEIKPMLTPCESLSKLLETNHPVKKLIDTLGLCLD is encoded by the coding sequence ATGGATGAATATATTGTTTCGGCGCGAAAGTATCGTCCGATGTCCTTTGATTCCGTTGTTGGACAACAGGCGTTGACTACTACGCTGAAGAATGCTGTGAAGAGTGGTAAGCTGGCTCATGCCTACCTTTTCTGCGGTCCACGAGGTGTGGGCAAGACTACTTGTGCTCGTATTTTTGCGAAGGCTATCAACTGTGAACATCCAACAGCTGATGGTGAGGCTTGTAACGAGTGTGAGAGTTGTAAGGCGTTCGGAGAAGGAAGAAGCTATAATATCTTTGAATTAGATGCTGCCAGCAATAACTCTGTTGAGAACATCAAGTCATTGATGGATCAGACTCGTATTCCGCCACAGGTTGGTCGTTATAAGGTCTTTATCATTGATGAGGTTCATATGCTCTCTACAGCTGCTTTCAATGCTTTTCTAAAGACTTTGGAGGAACCACCTGCACACGTTATCTTCATCCTTGCAACAACAGAAAAACATAAGATTCTCCCAACGATTCTCTCTCGCTGTCAGATTTACGACTTCGAGCGTATGACGGTTCCTAATATCATCAACCATCTTAAGCGTGTTGCTGAGAAGGAGAACATTCAATTTGACGAAGAGGCTCTGAACGTTATTGCTGAGAAAGCGGATGGTGGAATGCGTGACGCGCTCTCAATATTCGATCAGGCTGCAAGTTTCTCACAAGGAAATATCACTTATCAGAAGGTGATTGAGGACTTGAATGTACTCGATGCGGAGAATTATTTTAATATCATCGACCTTGCTTTAGAGAATAAAGTGAGTGAGATAATGGTTCTTTTGAACAGCGTTATCAATAAAGGATTTGATGGAGGACACCTTGTGAATGGCTTGGCATCTCATGTTCGTAACGTGTTGATGGCAAAGGATGCGCAGACACTTCCTTTGCTTGAAGTAAGCGAACAACTACGTAATCGCTATCAGTTGCAGGCACAAAAATGTCCTGTCAACTTCCTTTATACGGCTTTGCAGATTATGAATCGCTGTGATGTGGAATATCGTCAGAGTTCTAATAAACGTTTGTTGGTGGAACTGACGCTCATCCAAGTAGCGCAAATTACGCAGAAGGATGATGATGTCCCAGCCTCGGGGCGCAGCCCTAAGCGATTAAAATCCCTGTTCAAGAATCTTGTTCTGAAGGCTCAACAGAAACCGACTCCGCAGGTGGTCGGGAGCCTAAAGCGTGATGATGATGCTGCTCGTGGTTCTAAGGATAGCGAAGTAGTGTCTGTTGAGGTCGTGTCTTCACCAGAAAAACCCGTCACAGAAACGTCTGGTGTACGTCCCAAGGTGAATGTATCTTCTGGTCTTCCGAATTCTGTTAATCTCGGTTCATTGACGATGTCGTTTGACAATCTACTCAAGACCGATAAGAAGAAAAAGCAGGATGAGGAAGTTGAAATAACTAATAAGGATGAGCATGAAGGCTTTACACAGCAAGACCTTGTTGTGAGTTGGCGTGCTATGTGTTCACGAATGCCAGAGCGTATGCAAGCTTTGTCGCAACGCATGAAGAATATCACGCCTACTATTACAGAGTATCCAGCAATCTTAGTACTTGCTGATAATAATATTCAGCTCAACGAAATGCTCGCTATAAAGTCGCGTATTCGTGCTACTTTGGCAAAGGAATTGCGTAATGGGCAGATCGAAGTAGAGATTCGTCTTGCTAAGCATGAGGAAATCAAGCCTATGCTTACACCTTGTGAGTCTTTGAGTAAACTTTTGGAAACGAATCATCCTGTAAAGAAACTTATCGATACATTAGGTTTGTGCTTGGATTAA
- a CDS encoding putative LPS assembly protein LptD: protein MRNKSIIFLLSFVVVFAMASVNMPVPQGKKTKKAKANAVVVDTLLKGQSPKDSKAVDKNIPDTTKMDSLQLAIYHHNKAIDDSIRADSMMRARSNGIDAPVKYSAEDSLVYDAESGTAYLYGNSKVDYENMKLTSDKVHMNLDKSTVRATGTIDSTAEGGIKGKPVFTMGKDEYKSDTMAFNFKSKKGLIKGVYTEQQDGFLSGEVGKRDSTGSIYLQHGRYTTCDKPHPDFYIALSRAKVRPGKDVVFGPAYLVVADVPLPLAIPYGFFPFSKKYSSGFIMPSYGDESDRGFYLRDGGYYFAISDKWDLKLLGEIYTKGSWGVSAASNYRKRYRYSGSFLFSYQDSKTGDKGLPDFAEQESFKIQWNHRQDPKANPYSSLAASVNFATSSYERNNLNSMYNPQTLTQSTRTSSVSWSTGFSSIGLSLSATTNLAQNMRDSSIQITLPDLNISLSRFYPFKRKHLVGKERWYEKISMSYTGQLANSISTKEDKLLHSNLIKDWKNAFQHTIPVQANFTLFNYINVTPSFNFTDRMYSKKVTRGWDNTLQKEVVRDTTYGFHNVYNWSMSVGASTKLYGFWVPNRKLFGDKIQAIRHVITPQVSFSYAPNFGARRYGYYDSYQYTDASGNVKLIEYSPYQDELYSVPGKYKTEMISWDVSNNIEMKVKSDKDTTGYKKISIIDELGASMSYNAAADYHRWSDLSMRLRLKWWKNYTFSLNAQFATYAYELDANGKPYVGNHTEWGYGRLPRFQGMSQNFSFTLNPEKLKKWFGRKDDKDDDKVSVDSDGPDTNIESNMDDDLEKGKYAAKKKRGNIAETDDDGYMSFNMPWSLTIGYGITMRENTAGRFNTKTMRYPYKFTQTLNFSGNIRISDGWNINFSSGYDFENHAMSMTTASLSRDLHCFNMSASVVLAPYTSYNFTFRCNAATLTDALKYDKRSGITNAVQWY from the coding sequence ATGAGAAATAAGAGCATTATATTCCTATTATCCTTTGTTGTTGTTTTTGCAATGGCAAGTGTCAACATGCCTGTGCCTCAAGGTAAGAAAACCAAGAAGGCTAAGGCTAACGCTGTTGTGGTTGATACGCTACTGAAAGGACAAAGCCCAAAGGATAGTAAGGCAGTCGATAAGAATATTCCAGATACCACGAAGATGGATTCTCTTCAGTTGGCTATCTATCATCATAATAAAGCAATAGACGATTCTATTCGTGCCGATAGCATGATGCGTGCACGTTCGAATGGAATTGATGCACCTGTTAAGTATTCTGCAGAGGACTCTCTCGTTTATGATGCAGAGTCGGGTACAGCGTACTTGTATGGTAACTCGAAGGTTGATTATGAGAATATGAAGCTTACGAGTGACAAGGTACATATGAATCTTGATAAAAGTACTGTGCGTGCAACAGGTACTATCGATTCTACAGCAGAGGGTGGAATCAAGGGAAAGCCTGTCTTTACTATGGGTAAAGATGAGTATAAGAGTGACACAATGGCTTTCAACTTTAAGTCAAAGAAGGGCTTGATTAAGGGTGTCTACACCGAACAGCAAGATGGTTTCTTGAGTGGAGAAGTTGGAAAACGTGACTCTACGGGTTCTATTTACTTGCAACATGGTCGTTATACTACTTGTGATAAGCCTCATCCAGACTTTTACATTGCTCTTTCTCGTGCCAAGGTTCGCCCTGGTAAGGATGTTGTCTTTGGACCCGCTTATCTTGTTGTGGCAGACGTTCCTTTACCATTGGCAATTCCATACGGCTTCTTCCCATTCTCTAAGAAGTATTCAAGCGGTTTCATTATGCCAAGTTATGGTGATGAAAGCGACCGTGGTTTCTACCTTCGTGATGGTGGTTACTACTTTGCGATTAGTGATAAGTGGGACTTAAAACTCTTAGGAGAAATCTATACTAAGGGTTCTTGGGGTGTGTCTGCAGCCAGCAACTACCGCAAGCGTTATAGATATTCGGGCTCATTCCTTTTTAGTTATCAGGATTCAAAGACGGGTGACAAGGGATTGCCAGACTTTGCTGAACAGGAGAGCTTTAAGATTCAGTGGAATCACCGCCAAGATCCAAAGGCGAATCCTTATAGTTCTTTGGCGGCAAGTGTGAACTTTGCGACATCAAGCTATGAGCGTAACAACCTCAATAGTATGTATAATCCGCAGACACTCACCCAGTCTACGAGAACTTCTTCTGTAAGTTGGAGCACAGGTTTCTCAAGTATTGGACTCTCTTTGAGTGCCACTACGAACCTTGCACAGAATATGCGTGACTCTTCTATTCAGATAACACTGCCAGACTTGAACATTAGTTTGAGCCGATTCTATCCTTTCAAGCGTAAGCATCTTGTAGGTAAGGAACGTTGGTATGAGAAGATTTCGATGAGCTATACGGGTCAGTTGGCTAATTCTATCTCAACGAAGGAAGATAAACTCTTACACTCTAATCTGATTAAAGACTGGAAAAATGCTTTCCAGCATACAATCCCTGTACAGGCAAACTTCACCTTGTTTAATTATATCAATGTGACGCCATCTTTCAATTTTACGGATCGTATGTATTCTAAGAAGGTGACACGTGGATGGGATAACACGCTTCAGAAAGAGGTGGTAAGAGATACTACGTATGGTTTCCACAATGTTTACAACTGGAGTATGAGTGTAGGTGCCAGCACGAAATTATATGGTTTCTGGGTACCTAATAGAAAATTATTTGGCGATAAGATACAGGCTATCCGTCATGTCATCACGCCACAGGTTTCGTTCTCTTATGCACCTAACTTTGGTGCACGCCGTTATGGCTACTATGATAGCTATCAGTACACAGATGCAAGTGGTAACGTGAAACTTATTGAATACTCACCTTATCAGGATGAACTTTATAGTGTGCCGGGTAAGTACAAGACTGAGATGATCAGTTGGGATGTTAGCAATAACATCGAAATGAAGGTTAAGAGCGATAAGGATACTACTGGTTATAAGAAGATAAGTATCATTGATGAGTTAGGAGCAAGTATGTCTTACAATGCTGCAGCAGATTATCATCGTTGGAGTGACCTTAGTATGCGTCTGCGTTTGAAGTGGTGGAAGAATTATACTTTCTCTTTGAATGCACAGTTTGCTACCTATGCTTACGAACTTGATGCTAATGGTAAGCCTTATGTAGGTAATCATACAGAGTGGGGATATGGTCGTTTACCTCGTTTCCAAGGTATGTCGCAGAACTTCTCATTCACTTTGAACCCTGAGAAGTTGAAGAAGTGGTTCGGACGTAAGGATGATAAAGATGATGATAAGGTGTCAGTAGATAGCGATGGACCAGATACTAACATCGAATCAAACATGGATGATGACCTTGAAAAGGGAAAATATGCTGCTAAGAAGAAGCGTGGTAATATTGCTGAGACGGATGATGATGGTTACATGAGCTTTAATATGCCATGGTCATTGACAATCGGTTATGGTATTACGATGCGTGAGAATACAGCGGGTAGGTTCAATACTAAGACGATGCGTTACCCTTATAAGTTCACACAGACGTTGAACTTCTCTGGTAATATTCGTATCAGTGATGGCTGGAACATTAACTTCTCAAGTGGTTACGACTTTGAAAACCATGCGATGAGTATGACAACAGCGAGTCTGTCACGTGACCTACACTGTTTTAATATGAGTGCTTCTGTTGTTTTAGCACCATATACATCTTACAATTTTACCTTCCGTTGTAATGCTGCAACGCTGACAGATGCGTTGAAGTATGATAAGCGAAGTGGTATTACGAATGCTGTACAGTGGTATTAA
- a CDS encoding trans-sulfuration enzyme family protein, which yields MKKQTLAIHQPYKRRDAYDALSMPVYNAVAFEFDNAEVMADAFCGRIDAPDYSRVENPTVTNLEQRVKALTGAENVIALNSGMAAISNTLFSVVEQGKNVITSRHLFGNTYSLLTSTLSRLGVEARLCDLTDVEAVERLIDDNTCCLFLEIMTNPQLEVVDVRALAALAHQHGIPVIADTTLIPFTQFSAKDLGIDLEVVSSTKYISGGATSLGGLVIDYGTFPSIGKRLLNEMLFNLGAYMTPQVAYMQTLGLETLDVRYCAQAGNALELAQRLRTLKPISKVNYVGLEDNPYHQLAVSQYGETAGAMVTIDLESQEACFRMLDNLKLIHRATNLFDNRTLAIHPASTIFGLFTAEERAAMDVQDTTIRLSIGLESVDDLFDDIKQALEA from the coding sequence ATGAAGAAGCAAACACTGGCTATTCATCAGCCTTACAAGCGTAGAGATGCTTATGATGCATTAAGTATGCCAGTCTATAATGCTGTTGCTTTTGAGTTTGACAATGCGGAAGTGATGGCTGATGCCTTTTGTGGACGTATTGATGCTCCTGATTATTCACGTGTGGAAAACCCAACGGTGACGAATCTCGAACAGCGTGTTAAGGCTTTGACTGGAGCTGAGAATGTTATTGCTCTCAACTCGGGTATGGCTGCTATCAGCAATACGCTTTTTTCTGTTGTTGAACAGGGTAAGAATGTTATCACGTCACGCCATCTCTTTGGTAATACCTACTCTCTGCTTACATCAACACTAAGTAGATTGGGGGTAGAGGCAAGACTTTGTGACCTTACAGATGTTGAGGCTGTAGAACGATTGATAGATGATAACACATGCTGTTTGTTCCTTGAAATCATGACAAATCCTCAACTTGAGGTGGTTGATGTACGAGCTTTGGCTGCATTAGCACACCAACATGGCATCCCTGTCATTGCTGATACTACGCTTATCCCTTTCACACAGTTCTCTGCAAAGGACTTGGGTATTGACTTAGAGGTTGTTTCAAGTACAAAGTATATCAGTGGTGGTGCAACCTCTTTGGGCGGTCTTGTTATTGATTATGGTACGTTCCCTTCTATAGGTAAGCGCCTATTGAATGAGATGCTCTTTAACCTTGGAGCTTATATGACACCACAGGTTGCCTATATGCAGACCTTGGGCTTAGAAACTTTGGATGTACGCTATTGCGCTCAAGCAGGTAATGCTTTGGAATTGGCACAGAGACTGCGTACACTTAAACCAATCAGTAAGGTGAATTATGTGGGCTTGGAAGATAATCCATATCATCAGTTGGCAGTGAGCCAGTATGGTGAAACAGCGGGAGCAATGGTCACAATAGACTTAGAGAGTCAAGAGGCTTGCTTTAGAATGCTCGATAACTTGAAGCTCATTCATCGGGCAACTAACCTCTTTGATAATCGTACATTGGCTATCCATCCAGCAAGTACTATCTTCGGCCTCTTCACAGCGGAGGAGCGTGCAGCAATGGATGTGCAAGACACTACCATACGTCTCAGTATTGGTTTGGAAAGTGTTGATGACCTATTCGATGATATTAAGCAAGCTTTGGAAGCATGA
- a CDS encoding MalY/PatB family protein has product MMKTYNFDEIIDRSGSGDLKHEALLPRWGRNDLLPLWVADMDFACPDFVVEALKDRLSHPIFGYTVEPEDFRPAIIDWIRAHHDWEVKPEWLSFIPGIVRGIGFVVNVFTELDEKVIIQPPVYHPFRLTPEANHRKVVFNPLRLREDGYYDMDFENLAKVCDDKCRLLILSNPHNPAGLCWSEETLRRLADFCYEHNIIVINDEIHSDMALFGNRHIPFASVSEHAAQISITFAAPTKTFNMAGIVSSFAIVPNEELRNRFYGWLKANELDEPTLFAPIATIAAYRKGEEWRKQMLAYVEENVRFVEDFCREHIPGIRPLRPQASFLVWLDCHGLGLKHKELLNLFIDKAHLALNDGRMFGPGGEGFMRLNVGTPCSILRQALEQLAEAVNEL; this is encoded by the coding sequence ATGATGAAGACTTATAATTTTGACGAGATAATCGATCGTTCGGGAAGTGGCGACTTGAAGCATGAGGCACTTCTTCCGCGTTGGGGGCGTAACGACCTACTGCCTCTGTGGGTAGCTGACATGGACTTTGCTTGCCCTGACTTTGTAGTGGAGGCTCTCAAGGATCGTCTTTCTCATCCTATCTTTGGCTATACAGTCGAACCAGAAGACTTTCGTCCTGCTATCATCGACTGGATACGTGCTCATCATGATTGGGAAGTAAAGCCAGAGTGGTTGAGTTTTATTCCTGGTATTGTTAGGGGTATCGGCTTTGTGGTGAATGTATTTACGGAACTTGACGAAAAAGTTATTATACAACCACCTGTCTATCATCCATTCCGTTTGACGCCAGAGGCTAATCATCGCAAGGTAGTCTTCAATCCGCTTCGTCTCCGTGAGGACGGATATTATGACATGGACTTTGAGAATCTTGCAAAGGTATGCGATGATAAATGTCGTTTACTAATCCTCTCTAATCCTCATAACCCTGCAGGACTGTGTTGGTCGGAAGAGACATTACGTCGCTTGGCAGACTTCTGTTACGAGCATAATATTATCGTTATCAACGACGAGATACACAGTGATATGGCGCTCTTTGGTAATCGTCATATACCGTTTGCCAGTGTGTCAGAGCATGCAGCACAAATCAGTATCACCTTTGCAGCACCAACAAAGACTTTCAATATGGCAGGTATTGTCAGTTCGTTTGCTATTGTTCCAAACGAAGAACTGCGCAATCGCTTCTATGGTTGGTTGAAGGCTAACGAATTAGATGAGCCTACACTCTTTGCACCAATAGCCACGATAGCTGCTTATCGGAAGGGAGAAGAGTGGCGCAAACAGATGTTGGCATATGTAGAAGAGAATGTTCGCTTTGTTGAAGACTTCTGTCGTGAGCATATTCCTGGTATTCGTCCACTCCGTCCGCAGGCAAGTTTCCTTGTTTGGTTGGATTGTCATGGATTGGGATTGAAGCATAAAGAGCTATTGAATCTCTTTATTGATAAGGCTCATCTTGCTTTGAACGATGGTAGAATGTTTGGTCCTGGTGGAGAAGGCTTTATGCGTTTGAATGTTGGTACACCATGTTCTATACTTCGTCAGGCGTTGGAGCAGTTGGCAGAGGCGGTGAATGAATTATAA
- a CDS encoding nitroreductase, giving the protein MEALEALLTRRSIRAYEECMPAQELIDKVMEAGLYAASGKNMQTAIIVEVTNKEVRNRLSVINAEIMGVTNDPFYGAPVVLAVLADKSSPNHVYDGALMMGNLMNAAHAVGLGSCWINRAKQTFEREDGKQMLKEWGIEGDYEGIGFCILGYAAKEGKSAPRKANRIFYVK; this is encoded by the coding sequence ATGGAAGCATTAGAAGCATTGTTGACACGTCGTAGCATACGTGCTTATGAAGAGTGTATGCCTGCACAGGAGTTGATTGACAAGGTGATGGAAGCTGGTCTTTACGCAGCAAGTGGAAAGAATATGCAGACTGCTATCATCGTTGAAGTGACTAATAAAGAGGTACGCAACCGCCTGTCTGTTATAAATGCTGAGATAATGGGCGTTACGAATGACCCTTTCTATGGTGCGCCCGTAGTCCTTGCAGTGTTGGCGGATAAGAGTAGTCCTAATCATGTTTATGATGGTGCTTTGATGATGGGCAACCTTATGAATGCTGCTCACGCAGTAGGTTTAGGAAGCTGTTGGATTAATCGTGCCAAGCAAACTTTTGAGCGCGAAGACGGTAAGCAGATGCTGAAAGAGTGGGGTATAGAAGGCGATTATGAAGGTATCGGCTTCTGTATTCTTGGTTATGCAGCGAAGGAGGGGAAGAGCGCACCACGTAAGGCAAATCGCATCTTCTATGTGAAGTAA